The following is a genomic window from Candidatus Binatia bacterium.
TCAGCGCGGTCTCGACTCCACTGACGTCGGCCCGGCCGACGTTGCAAGGGTTGTAAAAGGTATCGGGCGTTGCTGCCGAATTGGGGCACAGCACCGGATCCGGTGGCGCGAACTGAATGAGATCTCTGGTGCGGCGCGTGAAGTAGGTGCCCTCGACCGAAAACCAGCGGCTTCCCAGACGTTGTTCCAGGCCGCCGTCGTATTCGCTGGAGACCTCCGGCTGCAGATCCGGGTTGCCGAAGTTCGGGTAGAACAGGTCGTTGAAGGTGGGCGCCTTGAAGCCTTCGGCGTAGCCACCCTTGATGCGCGTGGACCAGCGCCCATCGCCAGTCCAGTCCTGGAGGTAACCGACGGACCACGAACTGCTCACTTCGCGGCCAAAGTCTTGATTGCCGTCTACGCGAAACCCCGCGACCGCAACCAGCTTGTCCTCTAGCAACGAGACCTGCTGCTGCGCGTAACCGGCGTAGTTGGAACGACTATGCGCAAAGCGGATGCTGCTGCCATCCAGGTTGTCTTGCGTGACTCTGCCACTCTGCTCTTTGAACTCGAAGCCGACGGTACTGATGCCAACGGTTCCTTCGGCGTAGTTGACCTGTGTCTCTCCCGTAGCGATATCACTCGGCACGCGGGTGAGACCGGGAAAGTAGTGATCCCCTGGGAAATTCGGTGAGGCTCGTTCCTGTGAATCAGCCTGATCGGTGGTCAGGTTCAGCGTTCGCGTGTAGGCTCCCGAGACGCGATAGGTCAGATTCTTGAATGCTTCGTGTTCCCACTCGATCTTGGTGAGGTAGAACTCGTCGTGCTCGCGCGCGTCCGGATCAAGGAACTTTCCGAGGCCGGCGCCGATGTCGTTGTTGGCCAGTCCCAGGCTGGAGTCGGCAGACCGCCAGAAGCCGCGCAAGGTACCGTGCTCGATCGGCGTCACATCGAGGCGGAGGGCGCTGGTGAGATTCGAGAAGTCATCGTTGACGCGGCGAAAACCGCCGCTGGTCACATACCCGAGCGAGGCAGAGTAGGCCACCATGCCCGACTCGCCTGCCGCCGTGGCGAGCTGCGAGGACGTCCCAACGTTTCCGCCAGCGCTGGCCACGGAAAAATGCGGCGCGCCTTCACCCTTCTTGCTGATCACGTTCACCACGCCCCCGATCGCTTGCGAACCGTACAGGGCACCACCGGCACCTCGCAGCACCTCGATGCGGCCGACGTCGTCGGTCATGATGTTGCCGAAGTTGAAGCCGCCCAATGTGGGGCTATTCACTTCGACACCGTCGACCAGGATGAGCGACTGGCCGCTATTGGCGCCGCGGATGAACACGCTCGTCGCGGTTCCCGGCGACCCCGGCTGTGCAACGTCGACGCCAGGCACGTTGCGCAGCGCATCCGTGACCGTGATTGCTTGGCGATCCGCGATGTCCTGTTCCGAAACCACCGAGATCGAGTTGGTGACCGACTCCAGCGGCGCTTCCGTTCGCGTGGCGGTCACCACCACCGTCCCGAGCGGCCTCTCGGCCTGCTCGTCCGCTACCGCCATTCCCACTTGCCCCCAAAGGGCCACCACTACCGTGACAGACGCGAGTGTTCTCATCACCTCTCCTCCTCCTCAACGTGAACTCAATATAAAGCGATACTCGATGCGCCCGCGCAGCGGTTTCGAAAGACCGTCAGGCGGCAGGCGGAAGCGGCTCTGACGGGCAACCGCGATCGCTGCTTCGTCGAGAGCCGGGTAGCCGGAGGACCGCCCCAAGCGCGCGCCGTTTACCGAACCGTCGGCGAGTACGGACAGTGCAACTTCTACCGTGCCCTGCCAGCCGCGCGCGCGGGCAATGAGCGGATAGTAGGGCTCCGGACAGTAGACACAGAAGGCGCGTCGGTCGAGACCGTCACCTATTCCCGAGCCGGGCGCGTGGCCCGAACCTGTGCCGGACAGGTGCGCTATTTCATCTCCGCCCGCACCGTCGAGATTTCCTGATTCGGCGGAAGCAGTGACTAGTTGCGCCTGCGCGGCCGCGTCTACTGCCACTGGTTCCGACCGCTGCTTTTTCGCGATGGCGTGCGATGGCCTCTTTGGGCCTTGTGCACGAACTCGAGGAGAACGGATCTGGCGGGGAGCGACGTCCCGGCGTGCCGGTTCAGGAGGTGGCAGGGCAGCAGGGGCGTCGCCAGACGAAACGCCAGCGGGCTCTTGCCGGCCTTTGCCGGACAGGAGCGAAATGCGAATCAGCGGCGGCGCACTCGCCCTGACCAAGGGGACCGCAGCGGTGGCTGCGACCAGCGCCGCGTGCAAGGTGAGCGACAGCGCCACGCTGGCGGACCAGCGTGTGCTCCGTGTGCCAAGAGAATCGTTCGCGTCCCGTCGCCGCATAACCAAGAGCCTCGACTCCCTCCGGAGATCGAGGCGCTGACGGGATCGCGTCGTTAGTGGTCCCGGCCCGCCGCCCCCCTCCGGAGCATCAGTCCGCTCATGCGATCAGGCAGGTCTCCTGGCTTGGGGATCATCCTCGCGCCGCGCCTTCCCGTCCGAACCATTTCGGACAGTGGCCAGTATTGCGGCACTCGTCCCCCCACACAGTTGCGGGGCAGCGGGGGTTTCACACCCCCTTCCCTCTTGGCCCTAAACTTCAGGGACCTGATCGTGCGCCGCGTGTACTGCGCTTTCGATTCGAAGTCAACTGACCCGAACGCGGGCGGTGGCCGCACCGGTCGAGTGCACGTGCACCTCATCCGTAATGCGGCTATAGGTTTTTGCATGAACCATCCGCTCGAAGTCCGACGCATGGCGGAAGAGAACCAGCTCAAGATCACCTGGAACGATGGCCACGTGAGTTTGTATCCGCTGCCGTATCTGCGCGGGTGGTGTCCATGTGCTGTATGTCAGGGGCATGGCGGTGAACGCCGCTACGTGCGCGCGCAGAACACGGAACTGACCAACATTGCCGTGGTCGGCAAGTACGCGCTGGGCCTCACCTGGGGTGACGGTCACGACACCGGTATCTACTCGTACGCCTATCTGCGCCCACTGTGCCCGTGCGCGGACTGCCACCCGACGACGTAGCGCGCGGCGCCGCCTCGCCCATATGGCATATGGCGTATTGCTTATCGCCAGGGACCAGACGCCATATGCCAGGCTCACAAATGCGCCATCTGATCCAGTGCTTCCGCCCGCCACTGGTCGCTCTGTCGCGCGATGACGTGGATGGAGCCCAGCTCTGCGGTCAGGTCGCGGCGGTGCGCCTCGTCGAGCGCCAAGAGCTCGGCCACGATGCAGCGGATCACGCCCTTGTGCAGGACGAAGAGCAATTCGCCCCGTGGTGCCCGCGCCAGCACCTCATGCAGCGCCCGCGCCACGCGGGCGCGAAAGTCGCGGTTCGACTCTCCGCCGGGATAGGTGAAGTCCGCCCCGAGCCCTTCCCATTCGGCATAGAGTCGCGGGTGCCGTGCCCGGATCTCGTCTGCTGTGAGCCCTTCCCACTCGCCGAAATCGATCTCATCGAAGCCGGCGAGCTGCATCAGCATCGGGGCGCGATCGCTGGCGGCTCGCGCGCTACTGATGATCCGTGCCGCCTCGGCGGCGCGCGAGAGCGTGCTGGTGTACACCGCGGCGAAGCGCTGGGTTACCAACGTGGCCCGCACCCGTTCCATCTGTATCCGCCCCAGGTCGCTGAGCGGCACGTTGGTCCGTCCGTAATAGCGGATGCTCGACTGTCCTGCAGTTTCGCCGTGACGAACGAGCGTAAGGCGCATCGACGACTGGTTCATTGATGCAGCCCGCCCTCACCCCGACCCTCTCCCAGAGGGCGAGGGAGAAGAAAGTGATCCAACTCCCGTCTGGTGCTCGCTCGGATAGCCGAAGAAGGTACGGGCCGCACCTGCGGTTCGCGTCACCAAGGCATCGGGGACGAACACGTAGAACCGCCAGAGCGCAGCGTAGCGTGCCTCGAGCGCCTTGATTTCTGAGTTCGGCTGGTCATCGCACTGGTTGAGCGCCGTCAAACCTCCGGGCGTCCGCACCAGCGCGGCGGCCTCTTTCATGACCGTCAGTGCCGGGCAATAGACGATGACCTCCGCCGCGTCACAGCCGAGCTCGCGCGCCAGGGTTTCCTCGGCGTCACGGCGGTTGCTGGCGGACTCGTGGAAGCGTTCGACCAGGCGGCGGCGTTCTTTCTCCGCCACGCTCAGCGCCGACACCACGTATCCGCGTTTGAGCAGGACACGTCTTTCCAACCGCTCAACCAGGCCCACGATCCGCGGGTCCGGACGCTGAGCGCTGGGGATTTCTTTCAACCGCTGCAACAAGCTCCAGTCGTTGAGCTGCAACAGTTCCTCTTCCTTCAACGCCCCGTGTTCGTGGGCGAGTTCCACGGCCTTGGAGATCATCGCCCCCGCCGCCACCTTGGTGTGATGGTAGTAGACGCGTTCGGTCAGGAAGTAGCGCAAGCGCAGCAGTTGTACCGTTTCCGACCGCGCATCGGGCCGCTCCATCCCGTGCTTGGTCATGTTGATCACCAGTTGGTCACCATCGACGATGAAGTAACGGAAAATGCGCTGGTCGTAGTGTGGCGCCAGGCCGGCGAAGTAGGCATCGCGGTGGAGGTAATCGAGCAAGTCCGCGTCAATGGTGCTGGAGATGATCTGCCGGGACCATGCGGGCACGGTGATGGCCGGCGCGCTTTCCACGCCCAGCATCGCCGCGAGGGCGTGCTTGACGCCTAGCGCCGCCAGCCGTTCGCCCAAGGCACCATTGAAAAGGGCGATGAAGCGCACCCCCTTGTCGTGACGCGGGAACAGTCGCCGTTCGTCCTCCAACGTGTGCCCGAAGGGCACGTGCGTCACGTCATGGAGCAGCGCCGCCGCACCGATGAGCTGCTCCATATCCGCCTCGACCTGGGTGCCCGACGCCCGCACGGCGTTGATGATGCGCTTGCTCAGCGCATTGACGCCGAGCGAATGATCGAAGCGGGTGTGCACACAGCCGGGGTACACCAGGCTGGCGGTGCCCAGCTGCTTGATACCGCGCAGCCGCTGCATCTCCGGCGTATCGAGCACCTGTTGCTCGAGCGGGCTGAGCGAGATGTCGCCGTGGATGGGATCGCGGATCAGCATCGCCTATACGATACCGTTCTCACCAGCGCTCGTCGAACGTGATCTGGACAGCTTTCATTCACAGCTCAACGCGGCGCTGGGGTCTCTGGCGCCGCGGCCCTCCGCCCGCCCGGCAGCCAGCGGCCGCGTTCGAGCGCGACCAGCGACAGAATGACGATGGCCTGAATGACCGACACCAGCACGGACGACACGCCGGCGGCGCGTTGCATGGCGTTGGAGCCGGCGTCGAGCGCGCCGAAGAAAAACGCCGCGACCACCACACCGGCCGGAGACAGCCGGCCGAGCAGGCCGACGGCGATGGCGGTGAAGCCCCAGCCGGGAGAAAAGCGCTCGTACAGCCGGTGGGTCACCGCACTGACTTCGATACCCCCGGCCAATCCCGCCAGCGCCCCGCTGAGCGTCATCGCCAGGAGCAGGCGGCGGTCGACGTCGATGCCGGCGAGTCGCGCCGCTGCGATGTTCAATCCGGAGGCGCGCATCTCGTAGCCCAAGATGCTGCGGTACAGCAGCACGTGCGTGCCGGCAGCGATCACGAGCGCGAGCAGCAGGCCGAGATGCGCGCGGTGCCCCAGCACCAGGCGAGGCATCCACAGGGCGGCGGTGACGGCATCGGTTTGCGGGTAGCGGCCGGCCGCTTCCATCAGCGGCCCCTGCACGAGGTAGCTGATCAGTCCAAGCGCCATGAAGTTCAACATGATCGTGCTGATGACTTCGTTGACGTTGCGGCGCAACTTGAGCTGGCCGGCGATGCCTGCCCAGCCCGCGCCCGCCGCCGCCGCCGCCACGAGATAGACGGCAAGCGTGAGCCCCGCCGGCAGCGGCAGGTTGTGCGTGCCCAATGCCGCCATCGTGAGCGCA
Proteins encoded in this region:
- a CDS encoding TonB-dependent receptor; the encoded protein is MRTLASVTVVVALWGQVGMAVADEQAERPLGTVVVTATRTEAPLESVTNSISVVSEQDIADRQAITVTDALRNVPGVDVAQPGSPGTATSVFIRGANSGQSLILVDGVEVNSPTLGGFNFGNIMTDDVGRIEVLRGAGGALYGSQAIGGVVNVISKKGEGAPHFSVASAGGNVGTSSQLATAAGESGMVAYSASLGYVTSGGFRRVNDDFSNLTSALRLDVTPIEHGTLRGFWRSADSSLGLANNDIGAGLGKFLDPDAREHDEFYLTKIEWEHEAFKNLTYRVSGAYTRTLNLTTDQADSQERASPNFPGDHYFPGLTRVPSDIATGETQVNYAEGTVGISTVGFEFKEQSGRVTQDNLDGSSIRFAHSRSNYAGYAQQQVSLLEDKLVAVAGFRVDGNQDFGREVSSSWSVGYLQDWTGDGRWSTRIKGGYAEGFKAPTFNDLFYPNFGNPDLQPEVSSEYDGGLEQRLGSRWFSVEGTYFTRRTRDLIQFAPPDPVLCPNSAATPDTFYNPCNVGRADVSGVETALNIGPFFGASLRGTYTYLDFKMTQKQGFSPLSPALNTLERRPHNRMATTLDYQRDHVLRTGDHLGADLNVTFVGERHDLDPFTFQDVNDQAAYTRADLALRYDMPMPVHAAYRIGWFARLQNLFDRNYEEVRGFKSPPINVLAGAQVTF
- a CDS encoding energy transducer TonB; translated protein: MAVDAAAQAQLVTASAESGNLDGAGGDEIAHLSGTGSGHAPGSGIGDGLDRRAFCVYCPEPYYPLIARARGWQGTVEVALSVLADGSVNGARLGRSSGYPALDEAAIAVARQSRFRLPPDGLSKPLRGRIEYRFILSSR
- a CDS encoding DUF971 domain-containing protein, producing MNHPLEVRRMAEENQLKITWNDGHVSLYPLPYLRGWCPCAVCQGHGGERRYVRAQNTELTNIAVVGKYALGLTWGDGHDTGIYSYAYLRPLCPCADCHPTT
- a CDS encoding histidine phosphatase family protein, with translation MRLTLVRHGETAGQSSIRYYGRTNVPLSDLGRIQMERVRATLVTQRFAAVYTSTLSRAAEAARIISSARAASDRAPMLMQLAGFDEIDFGEWEGLTADEIRARHPRLYAEWEGLGADFTYPGGESNRDFRARVARALHEVLARAPRGELLFVLHKGVIRCIVAELLALDEAHRRDLTAELGSIHVIARQSDQWRAEALDQMAHL
- a CDS encoding HD domain-containing protein, whose protein sequence is MLIRDPIHGDISLSPLEQQVLDTPEMQRLRGIKQLGTASLVYPGCVHTRFDHSLGVNALSKRIINAVRASGTQVEADMEQLIGAAALLHDVTHVPFGHTLEDERRLFPRHDKGVRFIALFNGALGERLAALGVKHALAAMLGVESAPAITVPAWSRQIISSTIDADLLDYLHRDAYFAGLAPHYDQRIFRYFIVDGDQLVINMTKHGMERPDARSETVQLLRLRYFLTERVYYHHTKVAAGAMISKAVELAHEHGALKEEELLQLNDWSLLQRLKEIPSAQRPDPRIVGLVERLERRVLLKRGYVVSALSVAEKERRRLVERFHESASNRRDAEETLARELGCDAAEVIVYCPALTVMKEAAALVRTPGGLTALNQCDDQPNSEIKALEARYAALWRFYVFVPDALVTRTAGAARTFFGYPSEHQTGVGSLSSPSPSGRGSG
- a CDS encoding ABC transporter permease, producing the protein MRALADRFGPSLLALAGALAASALIIALSGGDPAVAFGALVEGAFGSVDSLSEVAVKSCPLLLAGLAIAVSFQAGVWNIGVEGQLLMGALTMAALGTHNLPLPAGLTLAVYLVAAAAAGAGWAGIAGQLKLRRNVNEVISTIMLNFMALGLISYLVQGPLMEAAGRYPQTDAVTAALWMPRLVLGHRAHLGLLLALVIAAGTHVLLYRSILGYEMRASGLNIAAARLAGIDVDRRLLLAMTLSGALAGLAGGIEVSAVTHRLYERFSPGWGFTAIAVGLLGRLSPAGVVVAAFFFGALDAGSNAMQRAAGVSSVLVSVIQAIVILSLVALERGRWLPGGRRAAAPETPAPR